Proteins encoded in a region of the Armatimonadota bacterium genome:
- a CDS encoding glycosyl hydrolase family 32: protein MLQPQNRPYAEHRPAYHFLPPAGWMNDPNGLIHFKGEYHLFYQHNPESAVPRNIVWGHAVSKDLVRWKHLPVALRPDKPYDKDGVWTGCMVDDNGTPTAVYTGVHPEVQCIATSGDMLTWEKATENPVIAAPPPGLQVTGFRDPYVWRSRDWWYAVVGSGIRDVGGTILLYRSRDLRRWEYLEPALVGERAKTGEMWECPNFFQLGRKWVLWTSPVPLGRVIYFVGTFRNHRFSPEYQGEMDLGGCFYAPQGFRDARGRRILFGWLWETRPEKMSVDAGWAGVQSLPRQVSLSPEGRLLFEPVAEVRQLRREQVSLPSQTLKSGEEVVVKGLTGDRWELLAEIQPQEAARCGIRLVHTADEGQVTTIAFSQAEGTLSVDRTHSSRYEEVARDVRSAPFSLKEGESLRLRVFVDRSVLEVYANGHTCLTSRIYPQGVGGYQPLLFAEEGSARLVRIEGWTLDAIW from the coding sequence ATGCTGCAACCACAAAATAGACCCTACGCGGAGCACCGCCCCGCGTACCACTTTCTGCCGCCGGCGGGCTGGATGAACGACCCGAACGGACTGATCCACTTCAAGGGCGAATACCATCTGTTTTACCAGCACAACCCCGAATCCGCCGTGCCGCGAAACATCGTGTGGGGGCACGCGGTGAGCAAAGACCTCGTGCGCTGGAAGCACCTGCCCGTCGCCCTGCGCCCCGATAAACCGTATGACAAGGACGGTGTGTGGACGGGATGCATGGTGGATGATAACGGCACGCCTACTGCTGTCTACACAGGCGTACACCCCGAGGTGCAGTGCATCGCCACCAGCGGGGACATGCTCACGTGGGAGAAGGCGACAGAAAACCCTGTCATCGCCGCACCCCCACCTGGTTTGCAGGTGACCGGTTTTCGTGACCCGTACGTTTGGCGCAGTCGCGACTGGTGGTATGCGGTGGTGGGTTCGGGTATTCGGGACGTAGGTGGAACGATTTTGCTGTATCGTTCCAGAGACCTGCGCCGCTGGGAGTATCTGGAGCCTGCGCTGGTGGGCGAGAGGGCAAAAACGGGCGAGATGTGGGAATGCCCGAATTTTTTCCAGCTCGGCAGGAAGTGGGTGCTGTGGACGTCGCCTGTGCCGTTGGGACGAGTGATATACTTCGTGGGCACGTTTCGCAATCACCGATTCAGCCCGGAATATCAGGGTGAGATGGACCTGGGCGGATGCTTCTACGCACCGCAAGGCTTCCGCGACGCGCGCGGCAGGCGTATCCTGTTCGGCTGGCTGTGGGAGACACGCCCTGAGAAGATGAGCGTGGACGCAGGCTGGGCTGGTGTGCAATCGCTGCCGCGTCAGGTATCGTTATCGCCAGAAGGTCGTTTGCTCTTTGAGCCGGTTGCCGAGGTGCGCCAGCTACGTCGCGAGCAGGTTAGCCTGCCTTCACAGACTCTGAAATCGGGGGAGGAGGTGGTGGTCAAAGGTTTGACTGGCGACCGCTGGGAGCTGCTGGCGGAGATACAGCCTCAAGAAGCCGCCCGATGCGGTATCCGGCTGGTGCATACCGCCGATGAAGGGCAGGTAACCACCATCGCCTTCTCGCAGGCGGAAGGCACACTGTCTGTAGACCGCACGCACTCCAGCCGTTACGAGGAAGTTGCCCGCGACGTGCGTTCCGCGCCATTCTCGCTGAAGGAGGGCGAATCGTTGCGCCTGCGTGTGTTTGTGGACCGCTCGGTGCTGGAAGTATACGCCAACGGACATACCTGCCTGACGAGCCGAATCTACCCGCAGGGTGTGGGCGGCTATCAGCCGCTGCTGTTTGCCGAAGAGGGAAGCGCGAGGCTGGTGCGAATAGAGGGGTGGACGTTAGACGCTATCTGGTGA
- a CDS encoding DNA polymerase has product MSKQPRHAPKLVLIDGHSLLYRAFYATRPLSTTDGRPTNAIYGFAGMLWQILEDEEPDAIVVALDTAAPTFRHEEFTDYKAHRPETAESFYVQVPAARDLVEAMGIPVIALEGYEADDVLGTLVQRAREQGYQVLIVTGDQDALQLVDEGTFVLMPQKGMGQTVRYDEQAVRERFGLEPSQLPDFKALKGDPSDNIPGVPGIGDKKAAALLKQFGSVENLLQRLHEVEDPKLRALLEQYREQIPQYKRLATIVRDAPVPDTPPRWQPTPEHFARLQQVLESLEFRSFLRRLPELRAKWLKVETPTLPLETPAEIQTVGVKWSVVHTEDEVRRLVQRCLHTPKVGVRALIQGTHVMELQMSGVAIALSREEAVYLPGRARMASLFEQEGGGLLHLLAPLWESEAVAKASYHIKPLQASLIRAGVQPRQFLFDAMLAGYVLQSGRSSYPLPDLVQDYLGEKLPAEDTTGESGLAAYTCAEAAACLRLEQVMNQQVTAIGCADVLHRIEMPLSEVLARMELAGIAVDVEYLHQLSDMLDGLLRTKEGEIYTLAGEPFNIASPKQLGQILFEKLKLPAGKKTRTGAYSTDAEVLEQLAVEHPICRSILEYRELSKLKSTYADVLPRLVHSSTGRIHTSFNQTVAATGRLSSSEPNLQNIPIRTEVGRQIRRAFVAAPGNRLLAADYSQIELRLLAHVSGDERLLQAFAEDRDIHAATAMLLFGVPADGVTPELRRKAKTVNFAVLYGMSDYGLSQELGMPVQEARAFIENYFRQLPGVRRYIDETLDFARQHGYVTTLYGRRRYVPEINHANRNVRQAAERAAINSPLQGTAADIIKLAMNELDRRLRREGWRAQMVLQVHDELVLDAPPEEIPALANLVRECMSGVANLRVPLKVDVEAGDNWAEMEKIVW; this is encoded by the coding sequence ATGAGCAAACAACCGCGCCACGCGCCCAAACTGGTGCTAATTGATGGACACAGCTTGCTGTATCGCGCCTTTTATGCCACGCGCCCGCTCTCTACCACCGACGGACGCCCCACCAACGCTATTTACGGCTTCGCGGGGATGCTGTGGCAGATACTGGAAGATGAGGAGCCCGACGCGATTGTGGTCGCTCTGGATACCGCTGCACCTACCTTCCGCCATGAGGAGTTCACCGACTACAAAGCGCATCGCCCCGAAACCGCCGAAAGCTTCTACGTGCAGGTTCCCGCCGCGCGCGATCTGGTAGAGGCGATGGGCATTCCCGTCATCGCGCTGGAGGGCTATGAGGCAGACGATGTACTGGGCACGCTGGTGCAACGTGCCCGCGAGCAGGGCTATCAGGTGCTGATTGTCACGGGCGATCAGGACGCCCTGCAGCTGGTGGACGAGGGCACGTTCGTGCTGATGCCCCAGAAGGGCATGGGGCAAACGGTGCGCTACGATGAACAGGCGGTACGCGAGCGATTCGGGCTGGAGCCGTCGCAACTGCCCGACTTCAAGGCGTTGAAAGGCGACCCCTCCGATAACATCCCCGGCGTGCCCGGTATTGGCGACAAGAAGGCAGCGGCACTGCTGAAGCAGTTCGGCAGCGTGGAGAACCTCCTGCAGCGCCTGCATGAGGTGGAGGACCCCAAACTGCGCGCCCTGCTGGAGCAGTACCGCGAGCAGATTCCCCAGTACAAACGGCTAGCGACCATCGTGCGCGACGCACCTGTGCCGGACACCCCACCGCGCTGGCAGCCTACCCCGGAACATTTTGCCCGCCTGCAGCAGGTGCTAGAGAGCCTGGAGTTCCGCTCCTTCCTGCGCCGATTGCCCGAGCTTCGTGCGAAGTGGCTCAAAGTGGAAACGCCCACCCTTCCGCTCGAGACGCCTGCAGAGATCCAAACCGTCGGCGTGAAGTGGAGTGTGGTGCACACAGAAGACGAGGTGCGTCGGCTGGTACAACGATGCCTGCACACACCAAAGGTGGGCGTCCGCGCGCTCATACAGGGCACGCACGTGATGGAACTGCAGATGAGCGGTGTGGCAATCGCCCTCTCGCGCGAGGAGGCGGTATACCTGCCCGGTAGAGCGCGGATGGCGTCGCTGTTTGAGCAAGAGGGAGGCGGTCTCCTGCACCTGCTTGCGCCACTGTGGGAGAGCGAAGCGGTGGCGAAGGCGAGTTACCACATCAAGCCGTTGCAGGCGTCGCTGATTCGGGCGGGCGTACAGCCACGACAGTTCCTTTTCGATGCGATGCTGGCGGGCTATGTGTTGCAATCCGGGCGGAGCAGTTACCCACTGCCGGACCTGGTGCAGGACTATCTGGGCGAGAAGCTGCCTGCGGAGGATACCACCGGTGAAAGCGGCCTCGCAGCGTACACCTGTGCCGAAGCCGCCGCCTGTCTGCGTCTGGAGCAGGTCATGAACCAGCAGGTAACGGCTATCGGCTGCGCAGACGTGTTGCACCGAATCGAGATGCCTCTCTCGGAGGTGCTGGCGCGCATGGAGCTGGCGGGGATAGCAGTGGACGTGGAGTATCTGCACCAGCTCTCCGACATGCTGGATGGGCTGTTACGCACCAAAGAAGGGGAGATTTACACGCTGGCAGGTGAACCGTTCAACATCGCCTCACCCAAGCAGCTGGGGCAGATTCTGTTTGAGAAACTGAAACTTCCTGCAGGCAAAAAGACACGCACAGGCGCGTATTCCACCGATGCCGAAGTGCTGGAGCAGCTGGCGGTAGAGCACCCGATATGCCGCAGTATCCTGGAGTACCGCGAGCTGAGCAAGCTGAAGTCCACCTACGCCGATGTGCTTCCGCGACTGGTGCACTCCTCCACCGGGCGCATCCACACTTCGTTCAACCAGACGGTAGCAGCCACAGGGAGGCTTTCCAGCAGTGAGCCTAACCTGCAAAACATCCCTATCCGCACCGAGGTGGGCAGACAGATACGCCGTGCTTTCGTAGCGGCGCCGGGCAACAGGCTGCTGGCGGCGGACTACTCGCAGATAGAGCTACGCCTGCTGGCGCATGTGAGCGGTGATGAGAGGCTTTTGCAGGCGTTTGCGGAGGACAGGGACATCCATGCTGCCACTGCCATGCTGTTGTTTGGCGTGCCGGCGGATGGGGTAACGCCGGAGCTGCGTCGCAAGGCGAAGACCGTGAACTTTGCGGTACTGTATGGCATGAGCGACTACGGCTTATCGCAGGAGCTGGGGATGCCCGTGCAGGAAGCACGTGCCTTCATCGAGAACTATTTCCGTCAGTTGCCGGGCGTGCGCCGTTACATCGACGAGACGCTGGATTTCGCGCGACAGCACGGTTACGTCACCACCCTTTACGGCAGGCGACGCTACGTGCCCGAAATCAACCACGCCAATCGCAACGTGCGACAGGCGGCAGAACGCGCAGCGATCAACTCGCCCTTGCAGGGAACCGCCGCCGACATCATCAAGCTGGCGATGAACGAACTCGATCGCCGACTGCGCCGAGAAGGCTGGAGAGCGCAGATGGTGTTGCAGGTGCACGATGAGCTGGTGCTGGACGCCCCGCCGGAGGAGATACCTGCGCTGGCGAATCTGGTGCGGGAGTGTATGTCCGGTGTGGCTAATCTGCGTGTACCGCTGAAAGTAGATGTAGAAGCGGGCGACAACTGGGCAGAAATGGAGAAGATTGTGTGGTGA
- a CDS encoding alpha/beta hydrolase: protein MRDTAQQNLWKIWYREPAPVEPPTTNAWQNSPGWVRALPIGNGKLGAMIYGGIEEERIQLNEESVWSGQPQEADNPDAPRYLPEIRRLLFEGKYAQAQQLAAEKFVCLGAGSGHGNGANVPFGCYQMLGDLRLRFDGHTKATDYHRELDLTTGIVRVQYQVDNVTYTREHFASLDQDVIVIRLTSSKRGALSLEATLSRPERAEATAKKDYVLLSGEMNGGLRFAARLVALPRDGTAQIVGNTLRVQQATEVILLLSAATTYRTKNPVAATVNLLSRVRQRGYNRLREAHILAYRNLFDRVSLNLGGQEAAALPTDERLEWVKRGEPDPHLFALYFQFARYLMICSSQPGSLPANLQGIWADGIQTPWNCDYHTDINVQMNYWIVETGALPECAQPLIDFIERLREPGRKTARVHYGLSGWVVHTVTNLWGFTSPGERPEWGQFPAAAGWLCQHLWERYAFSLDKNILKRVYPLMKEAAEFYLQFLVPEPKHGWLVTAPSISPENSFRTADGQVASLCYGPTMDMQILHELFTNCIEASRILGGDEEFRKRLEEAKDRLAPMQIGKYGQLQEWIEDFEENEPGHRHMSHLYGLHPGNQITPRGTPQLAKAARISLERRLAHGGGHTGWSRAWLVNFWARLGDGERAYESLIALLKQSTLPNLFDSHPPFQIDGNFGGAAGIAEMLVQSHTGEIHLLPALPKAWRDGYVKGLCVRGGAQIDIFWRNGKATRAVLFSAKAHTFRIRPPDGQRVSLVTENGKRTPFEANDDGTITLKTAKGWNVYNLIVR from the coding sequence ATGAGAGACACCGCCCAGCAGAATCTCTGGAAAATCTGGTATCGCGAGCCGGCGCCTGTAGAGCCACCCACCACCAACGCCTGGCAGAACTCGCCAGGCTGGGTACGCGCCCTGCCCATTGGTAACGGCAAACTGGGCGCGATGATTTATGGGGGTATCGAGGAAGAGCGCATCCAGCTGAACGAGGAAAGCGTCTGGTCCGGTCAACCGCAGGAGGCGGACAATCCCGATGCGCCGCGCTACCTGCCAGAAATTCGCCGTTTGCTGTTTGAGGGCAAGTACGCGCAGGCACAGCAACTGGCAGCAGAAAAGTTTGTCTGCCTTGGAGCAGGCTCCGGGCACGGCAACGGCGCAAATGTGCCCTTTGGTTGCTACCAGATGCTGGGTGACCTGCGCCTGCGCTTCGATGGGCACACGAAAGCCACAGACTACCACCGAGAGCTCGACCTGACCACCGGTATCGTGCGGGTGCAATACCAGGTGGATAATGTGACATATACCCGCGAGCACTTCGCCAGCCTAGACCAGGATGTCATCGTCATCCGTTTGACCAGCAGTAAACGGGGGGCGTTGAGTTTGGAGGCGACTCTTAGCCGCCCGGAACGGGCAGAAGCCACCGCGAAAAAAGACTATGTGTTGCTTTCCGGTGAGATGAACGGTGGACTACGTTTTGCTGCAAGACTGGTCGCGCTGCCTCGAGACGGCACAGCGCAGATAGTGGGGAACACCCTGCGTGTGCAGCAGGCGACAGAGGTCATCCTGCTTCTCAGCGCGGCAACCACTTACCGGACGAAAAACCCAGTTGCTGCGACGGTAAATCTGCTCAGCCGGGTGCGTCAGCGGGGCTATAACCGGTTGCGTGAGGCGCATATCCTTGCATACCGCAATCTGTTCGACAGAGTGTCTCTGAATCTCGGTGGGCAGGAGGCAGCTGCCCTGCCTACCGATGAACGTCTGGAGTGGGTAAAGCGCGGCGAGCCTGACCCGCACTTGTTTGCGCTCTATTTCCAGTTTGCCCGCTACCTGATGATTTGCAGCAGCCAGCCCGGCAGCCTTCCCGCCAACCTGCAGGGCATCTGGGCGGACGGCATCCAGACACCCTGGAACTGCGATTACCATACCGACATCAACGTGCAGATGAACTACTGGATAGTGGAGACGGGCGCACTGCCTGAATGTGCGCAGCCGCTGATAGATTTCATCGAACGCCTGCGCGAGCCGGGACGCAAGACGGCGAGAGTACATTATGGCTTGAGCGGCTGGGTGGTGCATACGGTGACCAACCTTTGGGGCTTTACATCACCGGGCGAACGTCCCGAATGGGGGCAGTTTCCCGCAGCGGCAGGCTGGTTGTGCCAGCACCTGTGGGAGCGTTACGCTTTCTCACTGGATAAGAACATCCTGAAGCGTGTTTACCCCCTCATGAAAGAGGCGGCGGAGTTCTACCTGCAGTTTCTGGTGCCTGAGCCGAAGCATGGTTGGCTGGTAACTGCGCCCTCTATCTCGCCGGAAAACTCCTTCCGCACCGCCGATGGGCAGGTCGCCAGCTTGTGCTATGGGCCAACAATGGACATGCAAATCCTGCACGAGCTGTTTACCAACTGCATCGAAGCAAGTCGTATCCTGGGTGGGGACGAGGAGTTCCGCAAGCGATTAGAAGAGGCGAAAGACCGCCTTGCACCCATGCAAATCGGCAAGTATGGGCAACTTCAGGAGTGGATAGAGGATTTTGAGGAGAATGAACCCGGGCACCGTCACATGTCGCACCTGTACGGCTTGCACCCGGGCAACCAGATTACCCCGCGAGGCACGCCGCAGCTGGCGAAAGCGGCGCGTATCTCGCTGGAGCGGCGTCTGGCGCACGGCGGCGGACATACGGGCTGGAGCCGCGCGTGGCTGGTGAACTTCTGGGCGCGATTGGGGGACGGCGAGAGGGCTTACGAGAGCCTGATAGCATTGCTGAAGCAATCCACCCTGCCCAACCTGTTCGACAGCCATCCGCCTTTCCAGATTGACGGCAACTTCGGCGGAGCAGCGGGCATTGCCGAGATGCTGGTGCAGAGCCACACAGGGGAGATTCACCTGCTACCCGCTCTGCCCAAAGCGTGGCGCGATGGGTATGTGAAGGGTTTATGCGTGCGCGGAGGGGCGCAGATAGACATCTTCTGGCGCAACGGCAAAGCCACCCGAGCTGTTCTCTTTTCGGCAAAGGCGCACACTTTCCGCATCCGTCCTCCCGACGGGCAGCGGGTATCGCTGGTTACCGAGAACGGCAAACGCACGCCGTTTGAAGCCAACGATGATGGCACCATTACGCTGAAAACAGCGAAGGGGTGGAATGTGTACAACCTGATAGTGCGGTAG
- the coaE gene encoding dephospho-CoA kinase, with protein MLVAVTGGIAEGKSTVLRWFEEWGAHSLSLDHIARTLSAPRETLWQAIVAEFGQGYLLPNGELNRRKLGEAIFADITMRRRLNRISHPLILQQMHLEIQNIQRREPNTVVAVEVPLLIECALYPRFDRVVVVEADETIQRARLMASGLEEKEVVNRLASQLPTRVKRIFADWVVWNLGHLEQTREQSWRVWQELQQEIAK; from the coding sequence ATGCTGGTCGCTGTCACCGGCGGTATCGCCGAAGGCAAAAGCACGGTATTGCGATGGTTCGAAGAGTGGGGAGCACACAGTCTCAGCCTGGATCACATAGCACGCACGCTGAGCGCGCCACGCGAAACGCTTTGGCAAGCGATTGTGGCGGAGTTCGGGCAAGGATACCTGCTACCCAACGGTGAATTGAACCGCAGGAAGCTGGGGGAAGCTATTTTTGCGGACATCACTATGCGTCGACGGCTGAACCGCATTAGCCACCCCCTTATCCTGCAACAGATGCACCTTGAGATACAAAACATCCAGCGACGGGAACCGAATACAGTTGTCGCGGTAGAGGTGCCGTTGTTGATAGAGTGTGCTCTCTACCCCCGTTTTGACAGAGTGGTGGTAGTGGAAGCAGACGAGACGATTCAACGTGCTCGCCTGATGGCAAGCGGGCTGGAGGAGAAAGAGGTCGTGAATCGCCTCGCTTCGCAGCTCCCTACCCGTGTCAAGAGGATTTTCGCCGACTGGGTCGTATGGAATCTGGGGCATTTAGAACAAACTCGTGAACAAAGCTGGCGCGTCTGGCAGGAGTTGCAGCAGGAAATCGCGAAATAG